Proteins from a single region of Gemmatimonadota bacterium:
- a CDS encoding HNH endonuclease signature motif containing protein, with protein MTPRDPYLKYIFYCAQGRRCAAPCDYRTGLGKHLPMDDLEWDHIEAESKGGPDTLGNLQLLCEDRNKIKSDLSMQHLHYELAIRRAAWQGLMQGIQDASPWRG; from the coding sequence ATGACACCCCGCGATCCGTACTTGAAATATATATTTTACTGTGCTCAGGGCCGTCGCTGTGCCGCGCCCTGCGATTACCGCACGGGTCTGGGCAAGCACCTGCCCATGGACGACCTGGAATGGGACCACATCGAGGCAGAGTCAAAGGGTGGTCCCGACACTCTGGGCAATCTACAGCTCTTATGCGAGGATCGTAATAAAATCAAGAGTGATCTGTCGATGCAGCACCTGCATTATGAGCTCGCAATCCGCCGAGCTGCATGGCAAGGGCTGATGCAGGGAATACAGGACGCATCCCCATGGAGAGGGTAA